From the Priestia koreensis genome, one window contains:
- a CDS encoding SDR family NAD(P)-dependent oxidoreductase codes for MKLKNKIAIVTGGTKGLGKAIAIGFLKEGATVICAGRQPYDFDKFSDPFPKQASYHEVDVRNPNSVKELVDKCVRVYGKIDIMVANAGILRDSTLVKMSYNQWFDSIDTNLNGVFNCTHAVIPHMIEKGGGHIINISSAAASRVNIGQANYCASKAGVEMFTKVAATELGPKGIMVNCLSPGIIEAGMGEKLRENEFIWKKYTKRMSLRRPGTGEEVAQAALFLATESSSYVNGHVLEVNGGLLWA; via the coding sequence ATGAAGTTGAAAAATAAGATAGCTATTGTTACAGGTGGCACTAAAGGATTAGGAAAAGCTATTGCTATAGGCTTTTTGAAAGAAGGTGCTACGGTAATTTGTGCAGGTAGACAGCCATATGATTTTGACAAATTTTCTGATCCCTTTCCAAAACAAGCTTCATATCATGAAGTTGATGTCAGAAATCCTAATTCTGTTAAAGAACTAGTTGATAAATGTGTGAGAGTGTATGGGAAAATCGATATTATGGTAGCGAATGCTGGAATATTAAGAGATTCGACCCTAGTTAAAATGTCATACAATCAATGGTTTGATTCTATCGATACCAATTTAAATGGGGTTTTTAACTGTACACATGCCGTTATTCCACACATGATTGAAAAGGGTGGAGGGCATATCATAAATATTTCTTCCGCAGCTGCGTCTAGGGTCAATATAGGCCAAGCTAACTATTGTGCGTCAAAAGCTGGTGTTGAAATGTTCACAAAAGTAGCTGCTACAGAGCTAGGACCTAAAGGAATCATGGTAAATTGTTTATCGCCTGGAATTATTGAAGCTGGTATGGGTGAAAAATTGAGAGAAAATGAGTTTATATGGAAAAAATACACGAAACGTATGTCATTAAGAAGACCTGGAACAGGTGAGGAAGTTGCCCAAGCTGCTCTTTTTTTAGCAACAGAATCGAGCTCATATGTTAATGGACATGTTCTAGAAGTTAATGGTGGTCTTTTGTGGGCATAA
- a CDS encoding 3-oxoacyl-ACP synthase III family protein, giving the protein MKIKEPIGIKSIGKYVPSQKLRLITGDNGEVIIHEASKEETTYKMGSIALTNALAEGGINKSDLKHWLHCNDGPGDYLFQLVGRKILDEVEIGSCHTYNLYQSSNCSLLAIKLLIDHLRSDSTALIGGVSTSNSWKNHTYDRRVGDAVFGDGSAVLLLEKGNDSYTFDFFTMKTIGKYHDVAAFQAGGFLEEISQKTVKEDSFKYNIINERSYEELKKISVDIGIQTIEKTLEKAKLSRNDIDLLVLHSPTPKISSSFIKELALNSSSFIETVNDFGYMCSSGILLSLYEAVYNYQLKKGSKILVTSLGIDGNWCSAIITV; this is encoded by the coding sequence ATGAAAATTAAAGAGCCCATAGGAATTAAATCTATTGGAAAATATGTTCCGAGTCAGAAATTGCGGTTAATCACTGGAGATAATGGTGAAGTAATCATTCACGAGGCTTCTAAGGAGGAGACTACATATAAGATGGGATCCATTGCTCTGACAAATGCCTTGGCTGAGGGGGGGATTAATAAAAGTGATTTAAAACATTGGCTTCACTGTAACGATGGTCCAGGAGACTACTTATTTCAGTTAGTCGGTCGAAAAATATTAGACGAAGTTGAAATAGGCTCTTGTCATACTTACAATTTATATCAATCTTCAAATTGTTCACTCTTAGCTATTAAATTATTAATTGATCATTTACGTAGCGATTCAACTGCTTTAATCGGTGGAGTTTCAACCAGTAATTCATGGAAGAATCATACCTATGATCGTAGAGTAGGTGATGCAGTCTTTGGTGATGGTTCAGCCGTATTACTTTTAGAGAAAGGCAATGATTCTTACACTTTTGATTTTTTTACTATGAAAACAATAGGCAAATACCATGATGTTGCAGCTTTTCAAGCTGGTGGGTTTTTAGAAGAAATTAGTCAAAAAACGGTTAAAGAGGACTCCTTTAAATACAACATTATCAATGAACGTTCTTACGAGGAACTTAAAAAGATTAGTGTTGATATTGGTATTCAAACCATTGAGAAAACACTAGAAAAAGCTAAACTTTCTCGAAATGATATTGATTTATTAGTTTTGCATAGTCCAACTCCAAAAATATCAAGTTCATTTATTAAAGAACTAGCACTAAACTCCTCATCTTTTATAGAAACAGTAAATGATTTTGGATATATGTGTTCGTCTGGAATATTACTGTCTCTGTATGAAGCAGTCTATAATTATCAACTTAAAAAAGGTAGTAAAATTTTAGTTACTTCGTTGGGGATAGATGGAAATTGGTGTTCCGCAATTATAACAGTTTAA
- a CDS encoding 3-oxoacyl-ACP synthase III family protein: MNKKIRSVGIFGAGSYVPEKILTNKELEQTVDTTDEWITTKIGIKERRIAKPGELASDMGAYALQDACSNAGITTEEIDLIICGSNTPDYNSPQMAALIAKKLGINHAVTIDARTGGCPGGVFSVDIAAQYVATGRYDTVAVVNAELNSAILDWEDRSTCVIMGDGAGCLLLRPCKSDTGIIHTVLHNDPSGYFVAYVPSGGTAMPTTEDTLQKKLGYFHMDGRAIWNFATVEIPELIKELSRDSGISLSDVDLFISHQANLNIIKEIMHKINVPMSKTFTNIEKYGNTSSASVLIAISEALKENRIKHGDLIFTFAFGAGLSYGATAIKWCAKEDFLLSK, from the coding sequence ATGAATAAAAAAATCCGATCAGTTGGCATTTTTGGAGCAGGTTCTTATGTTCCAGAGAAAATTTTAACCAATAAAGAGTTGGAACAAACGGTGGACACAACAGATGAATGGATTACCACAAAAATTGGAATTAAAGAGAGAAGAATTGCAAAACCTGGTGAGCTAGCATCAGATATGGGTGCCTATGCTTTACAAGATGCATGTAGTAATGCAGGAATTACTACAGAAGAGATAGATTTAATTATATGCGGGTCAAATACTCCCGATTACAATAGCCCTCAGATGGCAGCGCTTATTGCAAAAAAATTAGGAATTAATCACGCCGTTACTATAGATGCTCGTACCGGAGGTTGTCCGGGTGGCGTTTTTTCAGTAGATATTGCCGCACAGTATGTAGCTACTGGACGCTATGACACAGTGGCTGTCGTAAATGCTGAACTGAATTCTGCCATTCTCGACTGGGAAGATCGTTCAACGTGTGTAATTATGGGAGACGGGGCAGGATGCTTATTGTTGAGGCCTTGTAAGTCAGATACCGGTATTATTCATACAGTTCTACATAATGATCCTTCCGGTTACTTTGTCGCGTACGTACCTTCTGGTGGTACAGCAATGCCTACAACAGAAGATACCCTACAAAAAAAATTAGGTTACTTTCATATGGATGGTCGTGCGATTTGGAATTTTGCCACTGTAGAAATACCCGAACTAATAAAAGAATTATCTAGGGATAGTGGGATTTCGTTATCAGATGTTGATTTATTCATCTCACATCAAGCTAATTTAAATATTATTAAAGAAATTATGCATAAAATCAATGTTCCAATGAGTAAAACGTTCACTAATATTGAAAAATACGGTAATACATCTAGCGCGTCTGTTCTTATAGCCATTTCAGAAGCACTTAAAGAAAACCGAATTAAACATGGCGATCTTATATTTACCTTTGCATTTGGAGCTGGATTATCTTATGGTGCTACAGCTATTAAGTGGTGCGCCAAAGAAGATTTCTTACTGAGCAAATAA
- a CDS encoding 3-hydroxyacyl-CoA dehydrogenase family protein, whose protein sequence is MTKKRMGVIGIGAIGRGVAHCYALAGYEVWAVSRLGDDRMSTYIENEFAKGRLTSSEREILLSNITNCKLEDLPEVDLVVEAIIENIQEKKSLFKYLDETQPNCTVLASSTSTLPISEISSISNNKNRIVGMHFATPVPKMELVEVIKSVFTDEESLSKTLHFCLDIKKTGVVVKDFPGFVISRLAQAMINEAAYILMQGIADEEAIDTIAKLGLNVPIGPLKLVDQTGIDVALRGMESMEKLLGDRRYAPCPIFRQKVYDGHIGRKAGQGFFSYEN, encoded by the coding sequence ATGACAAAAAAAAGAATGGGTGTTATAGGAATTGGAGCTATAGGCAGAGGTGTTGCACATTGTTACGCTTTAGCCGGCTATGAAGTTTGGGCAGTTTCACGACTTGGAGATGATAGAATGTCTACCTATATTGAAAATGAATTTGCCAAAGGTAGACTTACATCAAGCGAAAGAGAAATACTTTTATCTAATATTACAAATTGTAAGTTAGAAGATTTACCAGAAGTAGATTTGGTTGTTGAAGCCATTATTGAAAATATACAAGAAAAGAAAAGCCTGTTTAAATATCTTGATGAGACACAACCTAACTGTACGGTATTGGCCTCATCGACGTCAACACTTCCTATTAGTGAGATTTCGTCAATATCTAATAATAAAAATAGAATAGTTGGTATGCATTTTGCTACTCCTGTTCCTAAAATGGAACTAGTAGAAGTAATTAAGTCCGTTTTTACGGATGAGGAATCACTAAGTAAAACCCTCCATTTTTGTCTCGACATAAAGAAAACAGGAGTGGTAGTTAAAGATTTTCCTGGTTTCGTAATCTCGAGATTAGCTCAGGCTATGATTAATGAAGCAGCATATATTCTTATGCAAGGTATTGCAGATGAAGAAGCAATTGATACTATTGCTAAGTTAGGACTCAATGTACCAATTGGTCCTCTTAAACTAGTGGATCAAACAGGGATTGATGTTGCACTTAGAGGCATGGAATCCATGGAGAAGCTGTTGGGGGATAGACGTTATGCACCATGTCCAATATTTAGACAAAAAGTTTACGACGGTCATATTGGACGTAAAGCAGGGCAAGGATTTTTCTCTTATGAAAATTAA
- a CDS encoding 3-oxoacyl-ACP synthase III family protein codes for MSLLLEELSQISNRTGLVYGVGIKGTGMCVPNKTITNEFWEERLNTTSNWIKEKTGIIERRHLDQHETTSDMFIAAAEQALVRANVTADELDAIIIATITPDFPLPSTALIVKEALGANKALTLDLTQVACSGLIYGMHLGAHLLQNKVLKNILVIGGDALSRIYNPNERGSCVFFGDACGAIILQRTKTTSMGILGWDIGSKLNFDGAGISHGGASKKITHEALDKGEHYLYMNGREVWKEATTVLPDTLQKSIQNANLQVHDIDFFILHQANEVLIKKVLEVLHISENKALFNVHKYGNTGAGTIPTVLHEAIIKGKIEDGDLIAFAGIGAGFKWGSMVMKYSSNPQDFE; via the coding sequence TTGAGTCTTTTATTAGAAGAATTGTCTCAAATATCTAATAGAACAGGATTGGTGTATGGGGTAGGGATTAAAGGAACTGGAATGTGCGTACCTAATAAGACCATAACGAATGAGTTTTGGGAAGAGCGTTTAAATACGACGAGTAACTGGATTAAAGAGAAAACGGGAATTATTGAACGTCGCCATTTAGACCAACATGAAACTACTTCTGATATGTTTATAGCTGCTGCCGAGCAAGCTTTAGTAAGAGCAAATGTCACAGCTGACGAATTAGATGCCATTATTATTGCTACTATTACACCAGATTTTCCGCTTCCATCTACAGCTTTAATAGTTAAAGAGGCATTGGGTGCGAATAAAGCCCTTACTTTAGATTTGACACAGGTAGCATGTTCAGGGTTAATTTATGGCATGCATTTAGGTGCTCATTTGTTACAAAATAAAGTTCTGAAAAATATCCTAGTTATAGGAGGAGACGCCCTATCCAGAATTTACAATCCTAATGAGCGGGGGTCCTGTGTGTTTTTTGGAGATGCATGTGGGGCCATTATACTTCAAAGAACTAAAACTACTTCTATGGGAATTTTAGGGTGGGATATTGGGTCAAAATTGAACTTCGATGGAGCAGGCATATCACATGGAGGAGCATCAAAAAAGATAACCCATGAAGCTTTAGATAAGGGAGAACATTATTTATATATGAATGGACGAGAAGTGTGGAAAGAAGCAACAACGGTTCTACCTGACACTCTTCAAAAGTCTATACAAAATGCTAATTTACAAGTACATGATATTGATTTCTTCATCTTACATCAAGCGAATGAAGTATTAATTAAAAAGGTATTAGAAGTGCTTCACATCAGTGAAAATAAGGCTCTGTTTAATGTGCATAAATATGGAAATACAGGCGCAGGGACTATTCCAACTGTACTGCATGAAGCCATAATAAAAGGAAAAATAGAGGATGGGGACTTAATAGCCTTTGCAGGAATCGGAGCAGGATTTAAGTGGGGTTCAATGGTTATGAAATATTCTTCAAACCCTCAAGACTTTGAGTAA